The Methanothermobacter sp. genomic sequence AGGAGTACCTCGAAACCATCTACCGGTTATCAGAATCCAGTAAAAATGCCAGTACAACCAAAATATCAAAGGAGATGGGAATAGCTCCTGCCAGTGTAACCCAGATGCTTAAAAAACTTGACTCTGAGGGATATGTTAAATATTCACCCTACCGTGGGGCTGTACTCACAGAAAAGGGGTACAGGATAGCCCGGAGAATAACAAGGAAGCACCGTCTGCTTGAGCGGTTCCTCCACGATGTACTTGGAATCAGGAGGGACAGGATACACAGACAGGCCTGTGAGATGGAACATTCACTCTCAGATGATGCAGAGAGGGCCCTCTGCCAGCTCCTCAACATGCCAGGTGAGTGCCCCGATGCAAACCCGATCCCTGCCTGCGACTTCAAATTCCAGACATGCGGGGAATGCATTGAACTGAAGGATACAGATGTTGAGGAAATAGGGTGCCGTGAGGGTAACCTCAAATCACTCACAGAGATGGATGAAAAACAGGCCGGAAGGGTTTCCTTCATAAGGGGGGACTACAAGGTTTTAAGGAGGCTCATGGACATGGGAATAACCCTTGGAGCCCCCATAAGAATGATCAAAAGGGCCCCCCTCAATGGACCCATCGAGGTGGAGGTCCGCGGCTCAAGGGTTGCCCTTGGAAGGGACATAGCAGACAACGTATTCATAGATACAGAAAGCTGAATTTCTGTTAACCTAATTTCAACCGGGACGTGTTTACTGATGGAGAAATCTGAGATAACCGTTGCACTTGCAGGAAACGCCAATGTGGGTAAAAGTGTGATCTTCAACCAGCTGACAGGGTCAAACCAGATAGTCGGGAACTGGCCAGGAAAAACCGTTGAAAGGGCAGAGGGTTACCTTAAATTTCAGGGCCGGGACATCCACATAATTGACCTCCCAGGCATATACTCATTTTCAACCTACTCCATGGAGGAGATAGTCTCCAGGGAGTTCATAGTCAACGAGAAACCGGATGTGGTCATAAACGTACTTGATGCCTCCGTCCTTGAGAGGAACCTCTTCTTCACACTCCAGCTCATGGAGATGGAGGTCCCCATGGTTATCTGCATCAACCAGGTGGACATGGCCAGGCAGAAGGGGATATTTATAGACGAGAAGAAACTTGAAGGTGCCCTGGGTGTCCCTGTTGTATCAACAGTGGCTGTTAAGGGCCAGGGACTCCAGAAGCTCCTCAGAAAAACCCTCGAAGTGGCTGATAAGGGGATAAAACCAGAGGTCATAGAATACGGGGAAGAGGTTGAAAGCCGCATAAGAACACTTATGGAAGCACTTCCCGAAATTCCAAAGGGCTACTCAAAGAG encodes the following:
- a CDS encoding DtxR family transcriptional regulator, with product MKHLSENIEEYLETIYRLSESSKNASTTKISKEMGIAPASVTQMLKKLDSEGYVKYSPYRGAVLTEKGYRIARRITRKHRLLERFLHDVLGIRRDRIHRQACEMEHSLSDDAERALCQLLNMPGECPDANPIPACDFKFQTCGECIELKDTDVEEIGCREGNLKSLTEMDEKQAGRVSFIRGDYKVLRRLMDMGITLGAPIRMIKRAPLNGPIEVEVRGSRVALGRDIADNVFIDTES